The sequence TCGACCTCGACGCCTTCCGGCACGAGGCGCGCTGGAACGGGGAGGCCGAGCGGATCGAGATGCATCTGGTGGCAATGCGCCCGCTGACCGCGCGCGTCGGCCCGGCGGAGTTCATCTTCGCCGAAGGCGAGAGCATCCACACCGAGAACAGCCACAAATACACCCGCACCCGGATGGAAGAGCTCGCCGCGCGCGGCGGCTGGCGGGTGGAGACGGTGCTGTCGGATGCGGACGAGATGTTCTCCGTCGTCCTCTTGGCACCGGCCTGATGCGCACCTACGACCAGATCTTCGCCCTCGCCGCCGAACGTCAGGGCGGGGCCGAGGCGCTGGAGGCGAAGCTCACGAAGCCGATGCCCCAGGCCGAGCTGGAGGCGGTGCCGGACGACCGCTGGCTATCGGCGATGACCCGCGCGATCTTCCAGGCGGGCTTCAACTGGAAGGTCGTGGACAGCATGTGGCCGGGCTTCGAGACGGCCTTCCGCGGCTTCGACGTCGGCCACTGCGCGATGATGAGCGACGAGCGGCTGGAGGAGCTGACCTCCGACACCTCCATCGTGCGGCATGGTGCGAAGATCCGCGCGGTGCGGGAGAATGCGGCGTTTCTTCAAGAGCTTGCGCAGGAACATGGCCAGCCCGCGGGTGTCGTGATCGCGCGCTGGCCGGCGGAGGACTATGTGGGCCTTCTCGCGATGCTGAAGAAACGGGGCACGCGGCTCGGCGGGACGACGGCGCAGTACATGCTGCGCTTCATGGGCCGCGATAGTTTCATCCTGGCGCAGGACGTAGTGGCCCGGCTGGAGGCTGAGGGCGTGATCGACGGCCCCGCGACCTCGCAGAAGGCGCAGCGGGCGATCCAGGCGGCGTTCAACGAATGGGCGGCGCAGTCGGGCAGGTCCCTGACGGAGATCAGCCGGACCCTCGCGATGAGCATCGGCTAAGGGGGCCCGGCGCGGTGGTCGGGACGGTTCTGGGAACGACCACCCCGGACTTGATCCGGGGCCGCTCGCAACGGATCGCCCCACAGAGGACGACCCCGGATCAAGTCCGGGGCGGTGCCACGTAAGGCAACGCTCCGCCCGGCGGCACCGCCGGGCAGCGCCCGACCCTCCCCACGGGAGGGCGCTTTGCGGCGTTTCAAGCCGGAGGACGCTCAGCTAGAGATGCGTGCGCTGCCCACAGGGTATTGGTCAGCAGCGCCCACCCAGGGTCGGGCGCCGCCCTCAGGGCTCCGAACCTACCGCACCATGGTCAGGCGGTCCCAGTCGGCCTTGTCGGGGGAGCCTTCGCGGCGGATCTCGCCGTCGTAGCCGAACTCGACCTGGTGGATCAGGGTTCCGGTCTCCGTCGCCAGCACGACCCCGTAGCATTCGTTGAGATCGGAGCCCGCAAGGAACTGCGTCGCCTCGAAGTCCGGCCAACCGGCGTGGTTCGTGCCCCGCAGCCCCGTCAGCGGCACGCCGCGGAAGCTGCCCGAGAGCGTCAGATGGGTGTGACCGTGGAAGACGTGGCGCAGCGTGGCCGTGTGCCGCTCCAGCACTTCGCCGAGGCGATCCGCGTCGAGCAGCATGATCTCGTCGAAGGGCGCGATGCCCAGCGGCAGCGGATTGTGATGGAGGAACAGCCAGACCGGCCCCGGCAGTGCGCTGAGCGTCGTGTCGAGCCACTCCGCCCGCGCCGCGCAGAACGTCCCGGCATGGGTTCCGGCCTCCCAAGTGTCGAGCAGCACCGCGTGGCCGAGCGAGAGCGGCACGACGCGCTGCGCGAAGCCCGACGTGTCGCGGTAGTCTGGAAACACGGACAGGAAGGTCTCGCGGTCGTCGTGGTTGCCGATGCACAGATGCACCGGCAGCGGTAGGTCGGCGATCTGGTCGCGCAGGCGGACGTAGTCGTCGCGCTCGCCCCAGTCGCTGAGATCGCCGGTGATCACGATCGCCTCGGCGTCGGGATGGATCTTCACCGCGTGCTCCAGCGCCCGCGTGAAGTTCGCGTTGGGATCGCGGCCCGCGATCGTGTTGCCCGGTGTCGTGAGGTGGATGTCGGTGAGGTGCAGCAGCTTCATGGCCCGGCCTCCTTTGCATGGGACGGTTGGGCCCTCCCCGACGCGGGCCGGGGAGGACTGAGAGGTCAGGAATCGGCCGGAAGCAGCGATTGCACCTCGTCGGTGAGCTCTTCCTGAAGCTCCTCCATATCCTCGTAGTCGCCGGTCACGATGCCCTCGATCCCGTCATAGATCACCTGCGTGATCGCGAGGCCGTTGTCGCCCGGATAGGCCTGCCAGTCGGACAGCAGGTCGATCTGGCGCACGGCCGTCGCCTTGGTCGGGTTCGCCTCGTAGAAATCGGCGAGGATGATCTCGTTGGCGGCGGAGTTCGGCGGCATGTAGCCGGTGGTCCGCGCCACGTCCGCCGCCCCCTCACCGGAGGTGATGAAGGTGAGCCACGCCCAGGCCGCGGCCAGGACCTCCGGATCCTCGCTGTCGGAGACGAGCATCGCGGCATTGCCGCCCGCGGGCAGGCCCGACGGTGCTGCGCCCATCCCCGGATACTCGTTGGTCACGAGCTCGAAATCACCCTTCGACCGCTCGACCGAGCCGACGGAGGAGGTCGACCAGAACATCATCGCGACGTCCCCGGCCGTGAACGCACCCTGACCGTCGGTG is a genomic window of Pontivivens ytuae containing:
- a CDS encoding DNA-3-methyladenine glycosylase I, with product MRTYDQIFALAAERQGGAEALEAKLTKPMPQAELEAVPDDRWLSAMTRAIFQAGFNWKVVDSMWPGFETAFRGFDVGHCAMMSDERLEELTSDTSIVRHGAKIRAVRENAAFLQELAQEHGQPAGVVIARWPAEDYVGLLAMLKKRGTRLGGTTAQYMLRFMGRDSFILAQDVVARLEAEGVIDGPATSQKAQRAIQAAFNEWAAQSGRSLTEISRTLAMSIG
- a CDS encoding phosphodiesterase yields the protein MKLLHLTDIHLTTPGNTIAGRDPNANFTRALEHAVKIHPDAEAIVITGDLSDWGERDDYVRLRDQIADLPLPVHLCIGNHDDRETFLSVFPDYRDTSGFAQRVVPLSLGHAVLLDTWEAGTHAGTFCAARAEWLDTTLSALPGPVWLFLHHNPLPLGIAPFDEIMLLDADRLGEVLERHTATLRHVFHGHTHLTLSGSFRGVPLTGLRGTNHAGWPDFEATQFLAGSDLNECYGVVLATETGTLIHQVEFGYDGEIRREGSPDKADWDRLTMVR